In Thermococcus bergensis, one DNA window encodes the following:
- a CDS encoding NitrOD5 domain-containing protein translates to MNKGEEILAKAISAALREVAPGLESVLEAHLRATLNKGLEVAYENPKEFKDAVSKLFGEYSARLLEMVIINKLKGRLGEEGEINSLEELVEQIREIYGE, encoded by the coding sequence ATGAATAAAGGTGAAGAAATTTTGGCTAAAGCAATTTCTGCAGCCCTTAGAGAGGTAGCTCCGGGGCTGGAGTCGGTTTTAGAGGCCCACCTTAGAGCGACTTTGAATAAAGGCCTTGAGGTGGCATACGAGAATCCAAAGGAATTCAAAGATGCTGTTTCAAAACTTTTTGGTGAGTACAGCGCTAGGTTGCTGGAGATGGTAATCATAAACAAGCTCAAAGGGCGTCTTGGAGAGGAAGGAGAAATCAACTCCTTGGAGGAATTAGTGGAACAGATACGCGAAATTTACGGTGAGTAA